A DNA window from Acetilactobacillus jinshanensis contains the following coding sequences:
- a CDS encoding 5-oxoproline transporter, DUF969 family subunit produces MEYLKLIGIVLIIIGFALKIDSSAVVVIAAVATAAVSGLDINQILTIMGKGFMENRMISLFFLTLPMIGIMERHGLRVEAARLVKKLKSLTPGKICDAYTFIREIGCAAGIQLQGQVQFIRPLVCPMAIAAAKVKQHKITRKQSDGIKSLAAADENLSNFFSQDLSIVAGGSLLIASSMKSIGYPIDITKTLVYSIPSAIIILILVVIYNYIFDKRLQK; encoded by the coding sequence ATGGAATACCTGAAATTAATTGGGATTGTTCTAATTATTATTGGTTTTGCGTTGAAAATTGATTCTTCGGCCGTCGTTGTAATCGCGGCAGTCGCGACCGCAGCCGTTTCTGGATTAGATATCAATCAAATCCTGACCATCATGGGCAAAGGATTTATGGAAAACCGCATGATTTCCCTATTCTTCCTAACTTTACCAATGATCGGTATCATGGAACGGCATGGTTTACGGGTCGAAGCCGCTCGTTTGGTCAAAAAGCTGAAGTCACTGACACCTGGTAAGATTTGTGATGCTTATACCTTCATTCGTGAAATTGGCTGTGCTGCCGGAATTCAGTTACAAGGTCAAGTTCAGTTCATTCGGCCTTTAGTCTGCCCGATGGCAATTGCAGCCGCTAAGGTAAAACAACATAAGATTACCCGAAAACAATCCGATGGAATTAAATCATTAGCAGCCGCCGATGAAAACTTAAGTAACTTCTTTAGTCAGGATTTAAGTATTGTTGCCGGCGGTTCATTACTGATAGCAAGTTCAATGAAGTCCATTGGTTATCCAATCGACATTACCAAGACGTTAGTCTATTCCATTCCATCAGCGATCATCATCCTTATTCTCGTTGTAATTTATAACTACATCTTCGATAAGCGTTTACAGAAATAG
- a CDS encoding NAD-dependent protein deacylase: MDANIINLFKISKHIVFLTGAGVSTPSGIPDYRSKNGLYHRRKKQKRSAEWYLSHDCLMHHPKTFHKFMVKYMYHPQAKPNVIHNVQAKLTRMGKATIITQNVDNLYHLAHADPQRLIEFHGNIYDCECMKCHRKVDWRQYVKSPVHQADGGLIRPNLVLYGESINQKKFKRSMNVMLNADLIVIVSTAMKVEPFADLIKYHQPNVPIIAINKQPLHFSYNVGLIMIREDAVKFFSQLALLN, from the coding sequence ATGGACGCGAATATCATTAATTTGTTTAAGATTTCAAAGCACATCGTCTTTTTAACGGGTGCCGGAGTGTCGACACCGTCGGGAATTCCTGATTACCGATCCAAAAATGGTTTATATCACCGCAGGAAAAAGCAGAAACGATCAGCGGAATGGTACTTAAGTCATGACTGCTTAATGCACCATCCCAAAACGTTTCATAAGTTCATGGTCAAGTATATGTATCATCCCCAGGCTAAACCGAACGTCATTCACAATGTCCAGGCTAAACTAACCCGGATGGGGAAAGCCACCATTATTACTCAGAACGTGGATAATCTGTATCACTTAGCTCATGCTGATCCGCAACGGCTAATTGAATTTCACGGTAACATTTACGACTGCGAATGCATGAAGTGTCACCGGAAAGTTGATTGGCGACAGTACGTTAAGTCCCCTGTTCATCAAGCGGACGGCGGATTGATTCGACCCAACTTAGTTTTATATGGTGAAAGTATCAATCAGAAGAAATTTAAACGTAGTATGAACGTGATGCTGAACGCCGACTTAATTGTAATCGTTAGTACAGCTATGAAAGTTGAACCGTTCGCAGATCTAATCAAGTATCATCAGCCAAACGTCCCAATCATCGCGATCAATAAGCAGCCGTTACACTTTTCGTACAACGTGGGCTTAATCATGATTAGGGAAGATGCTGTGAAGTTCTTTAGCCAGTTAGCACTATTAAATTAG
- a CDS encoding AEC family transporter, whose product MLVLWNSIQSVLVIVLIMALGYVLRKEKWLSDSFGNDIARLILNISLPAAIFVTVLEKLNRGELASFSGYLLLGVIAFAISYVLSIVWARVAHVGTGRIGTFINGITNPNTVFIGLPLNVALFGNQSLTYFLVYYVLDVFSTWTAGLFIVNSDDPTTKNKKTYLDWHKILPVPLLAFIIAIVVLLFNIPILKITFVKSSLTYIGSLVTPLSLIYIGIILANAGLKNMRFDLDTVMVMIGRFVCVPAIMIGVLLVAMKFATLPKLLTQTMVIQSAVPAIAVLPILVHNAHGDVKFSANVVSISTVMFIVVIPILMFVIQYL is encoded by the coding sequence ATGCTAGTTCTATGGAATTCCATTCAAAGCGTCCTGGTCATCGTTCTGATCATGGCACTTGGTTACGTATTACGAAAAGAGAAGTGGCTATCGGATAGTTTTGGTAACGATATTGCGCGACTGATTCTGAACATCTCGTTACCAGCTGCGATCTTCGTTACCGTGTTAGAAAAGCTGAACCGTGGCGAATTAGCAAGTTTCTCCGGATACTTGTTACTCGGTGTAATTGCCTTTGCCATCAGTTACGTTCTGTCAATCGTCTGGGCAAGAGTGGCCCACGTCGGCACCGGTCGAATCGGGACCTTTATCAACGGGATTACGAACCCTAATACCGTCTTCATTGGTTTGCCGTTGAACGTTGCACTTTTTGGTAACCAGAGTTTAACTTACTTCCTGGTCTACTACGTGCTGGATGTCTTCTCGACCTGGACTGCCGGACTGTTTATCGTCAACAGTGATGATCCAACCACTAAGAACAAGAAGACCTACTTGGACTGGCACAAGATATTACCGGTTCCGTTACTGGCTTTTATCATCGCGATCGTAGTCCTACTGTTCAATATCCCAATCCTCAAGATTACCTTCGTTAAGTCATCATTGACCTACATCGGTAGTCTAGTCACACCGTTGTCATTAATCTACATCGGGATCATTTTGGCCAACGCCGGACTAAAGAACATGCGCTTTGACCTTGATACCGTCATGGTCATGATCGGCCGTTTCGTCTGTGTCCCAGCCATCATGATCGGGGTATTGTTAGTTGCCATGAAATTCGCAACTCTGCCAAAGTTACTGACCCAGACTATGGTCATCCAGTCAGCAGTACCAGCCATCGCGGTCTTACCGATCTTGGTTCATAACGCCCATGGTGACGTTAAGTTCTCGGCTAACGTCGTATCGATCTCGACCGTCATGTTCATCGTTGTGATCCCGATCCTGATGTTCGTAATCCAGTATCTATAA
- a CDS encoding glutathione peroxidase — protein sequence MMNIYDFKATEVSGQPIDFSDYKGKVIIVVNTASKCGFAKELKGLEALYKEYHQDGLEVVGFPSNQFRQELSSSKKASQYCKMHYGVTFPMTTMVKVNGKDAAPIFKYLKKESGHGFIKWNYTKFLIGRNGKLIHRYATPVMPKKMEPAIVKALQTK from the coding sequence ATAATGAATATTTATGATTTTAAAGCCACCGAAGTCAGCGGCCAGCCGATCGATTTCAGTGATTATAAGGGTAAAGTAATTATCGTCGTCAACACCGCTAGTAAGTGTGGCTTTGCCAAGGAATTAAAGGGCTTGGAAGCTTTATACAAGGAGTATCATCAGGACGGTCTAGAAGTCGTCGGCTTCCCAAGTAATCAGTTCCGTCAGGAATTAAGCTCCAGTAAAAAGGCTAGTCAATACTGTAAGATGCACTACGGTGTTACATTCCCGATGACCACAATGGTCAAAGTCAACGGTAAAGATGCTGCACCGATCTTTAAGTATCTGAAGAAAGAATCCGGCCACGGCTTCATCAAATGGAACTACACCAAATTCTTGATTGGCCGAAATGGTAAGTTAATCCATCGTTACGCTACACCGGTAATGCCGAAGAAGATGGAACCAGCAATCGTTAAAGCTTTACAGACTAAGTAG
- a CDS encoding DUF5776 domain-containing protein, with translation MLKIFATNTSGISSNESRISGDEKSIASDSSSISSLNNTEFDDTSINSRFDTDESHISSNESNISKNVNSITSLNSTKANQTSLISVVSSISSINAWVSSNSASVQSTNSWVVANSSSVVTNSSEISSLNSAKSLDEKNIGSNSTELTSLKGSVSANSQSISTLSGKVTNNETSIKSNASELSKVTGSVSTNASNITSLSTSASVSISALSLSTSTSITNAYASATSWASSYANSTVAIAEKIASNSASSAYNSAISYASSYANSVSVSASNSISAEINSISTDISNSYQSAIDQASLDADKAKSFASLYADTAKSNAESFASSSASSAYAHALSLANSLKVSASNSIATTFSTINSNIQSNAAELGTDKTSITSMSNSTNTRMGNDESKIASNASSISTNASSIAANTGNISSNETRISGDETSIKNNATSTATNSGNISRLGSLANTNQGRIATNSSRISSLNSAKADEVGLTSLSSSANTKFINDENSINANSNALKSKVNISDFDTLSGNISTDENHISSNSTELNTLRGVASTNSSNISSLNTHKADKTDITSLSTSADSRMNKADSSIGDNISWISSNSGSVKMMETNYSSVSNNASGAFSYVSANSANISSTSTQTTSNEGWITSNSKSLSKAYSSVSDADTWVHNNSTSVNSIETNFDTVSNNARNGSAKADMDATQLSAVSGLVKANSNQISTNRNDVVTNSSNISSLDNNKADKANITAMSNSANTRMSNDESNITSNASTISTNAASIAANKKNISSNSADISNLHVSFGNTSVGDLETNLSNLSNAVTTNVSHNTAWIASNSSNLGTIERTYNTVSNDAQHGSNQANTNATHIASLSTSTSHNSNAISSLDSNKEDKTHESADITDTVKRIPQNIIGGADQYQVDSNTDRINDLYRIINDLPSRQQAFPVATHTIKHLNELNVGDSGVYHGKTIARLSTKHHFKYLRIIKGLGLHTSPFFNKRYGKSAVKCLSPSMHLTLAIKRIYKIHYDGKDRLRYMVSYHDHDYFITGDKRYHGNSYWQPSDLVHRSGRIRVEHACYEYSSKSYQKSAHVRTLRPGMTLSIKKIIFMGSKHHGLTRFELTNGDYVTSNRNYVKWL, from the coding sequence ATGCTCAAAATATTTGCTACCAACACTAGTGGTATTAGTAGTAATGAATCTCGGATTAGTGGAGATGAAAAGAGTATTGCCTCCGACTCAAGTTCCATCAGTAGTTTAAATAATACTGAATTTGATGATACTAGTATTAATAGTCGCTTTGATACTGATGAGAGTCATATCAGTAGTAATGAATCAAATATTAGCAAGAACGTAAACAGTATTACTAGTTTGAACAGTACTAAAGCTAACCAAACTAGTTTAATCAGCGTAGTTAGCTCAATAAGTTCGATTAATGCTTGGGTGTCATCTAATTCAGCAAGTGTCCAGAGTACTAATAGTTGGGTAGTTGCTAATTCTAGTAGTGTTGTAACCAATTCTAGTGAAATTAGTAGTTTAAATTCTGCTAAATCACTGGATGAAAAGAACATTGGTAGTAATTCCACTGAATTAACATCACTTAAAGGGTCTGTATCGGCCAATAGTCAAAGCATCAGCACCTTAAGTGGCAAAGTTACTAATAATGAAACCAGTATTAAGAGTAATGCTTCTGAGTTGAGTAAAGTAACCGGTTCAGTAAGTACTAACGCTAGTAACATTACTAGCTTGAGCACTTCTGCTAGTGTGAGCATCAGTGCTTTGAGTCTATCTACTAGTACTAGTATTACCAATGCATATGCAAGTGCAACTTCATGGGCTAGTTCGTATGCTAATAGTACGGTAGCTATTGCAGAAAAGATTGCATCAAATAGTGCATCGAGTGCATACAATTCTGCTATAAGTTACGCATCGAGTTATGCTAATAGTGTTTCAGTATCTGCATCTAATTCAATTAGTGCAGAAATTAATTCAATTAGTACAGACATTAGTAACTCTTACCAGAGTGCCATTGATCAAGCTAGTCTGGATGCCGATAAAGCAAAATCATTTGCAAGTTTATATGCTGACACGGCTAAGTCCAATGCTGAATCCTTTGCTAGTTCTAGTGCATCAAGTGCGTACGCCCATGCTTTAAGTCTTGCTAATAGCTTAAAAGTTTCAGCTTCTAATTCTATTGCCACAACCTTTAGTACAATTAACAGCAATATCCAAAGTAATGCTGCCGAATTAGGCACTGACAAGACCAGTATTACTTCAATGAGCAATTCCACTAATACTCGTATGGGCAATGATGAAAGTAAGATTGCCAGTAATGCATCATCTATCAGTACTAACGCTTCCAGCATTGCTGCTAATACAGGAAACATTAGTAGTAACGAAACTCGCATAAGTGGTGATGAAACTAGTATTAAGAATAATGCTACTAGTACTGCTACAAACTCCGGTAACATCAGTAGATTAGGTAGTTTAGCCAATACAAATCAAGGTCGAATTGCTACTAATTCTTCCAGAATCAGTAGTCTAAACAGTGCTAAAGCCGATGAAGTTGGTCTAACTAGTTTGAGTAGCTCTGCTAATACTAAATTCATAAATGATGAAAATAGTATCAATGCTAACAGCAACGCTCTCAAGTCTAAAGTTAATATAAGTGACTTTGATACTTTAAGTGGTAATATATCCACTGATGAGAATCATATCAGTAGTAATTCTACTGAATTGAATACGCTGAGGGGTGTCGCATCTACTAATTCTAGTAATATTAGTAGTTTGAACACCCATAAGGCTGACAAGACAGATATTACTAGTTTAAGTACTTCCGCTGACAGCAGAATGAATAAAGCTGATAGTAGTATCGGTGATAACATTAGTTGGATTAGTAGTAATTCTGGTAGTGTCAAGATGATGGAAACCAATTACTCATCGGTATCCAACAACGCTAGTGGGGCATTTAGTTATGTATCGGCTAATTCCGCAAACATTAGCAGTACATCTACTCAAACTACTTCTAATGAGGGATGGATCACATCTAATTCCAAGAGTTTGAGCAAGGCATATTCTAGTGTCAGTGATGCTGATACTTGGGTACACAATAATTCAACGAGTGTAAACTCGATTGAGACCAACTTCGACACTGTATCGAATAATGCTAGGAACGGGTCCGCTAAAGCTGATATGGACGCTACCCAATTAAGTGCTGTAAGTGGTTTAGTAAAGGCTAATAGTAATCAGATTAGTACTAATAGGAATGATGTTGTTACCAATTCTTCCAATATTAGTAGCCTAGACAATAATAAAGCCGACAAGGCCAACATTACTGCCATGAGTAATTCTGCTAATACTAGAATGAGTAATGACGAAAGTAATATTACCAGTAATGCATCTACTATCAGCACAAATGCCGCCAGCATTGCCGCCAATAAAAAGAACATCAGCAGCAATTCCGCTGACATCAGTAACTTACATGTTTCATTTGGCAATACCTCCGTTGGTGACTTGGAGACTAACCTTTCTAATTTAAGTAATGCCGTAACCACTAATGTTAGCCACAACACCGCCTGGATTGCTTCTAATTCATCCAACTTAGGAACCATCGAGCGCACCTACAACACCGTCTCCAACGATGCCCAACACGGTTCCAATCAAGCCAACACCAACGCCACTCACATTGCTAGTCTAAGCACGTCCACCAGTCATAATAGTAATGCCATCTCGAGTCTTGACTCCAATAAAGAAGACAAGACCCATGAAAGTGCCGACATCACAGACACTGTTAAGAGGATCCCTCAGAACATCATCGGTGGTGCCGATCAATACCAGGTCGATAGTAATACCGATCGCATCAATGACCTGTATCGAATAATTAATGATTTACCATCGAGACAACAGGCATTCCCAGTCGCTACTCATACTATTAAGCACCTAAATGAGCTTAACGTGGGTGATAGCGGTGTTTACCATGGCAAGACCATTGCTAGATTATCGACTAAGCATCACTTCAAATACTTACGGATTATCAAGGGACTCGGGTTGCACACCAGTCCGTTCTTTAATAAACGCTATGGAAAGAGTGCTGTTAAGTGTTTATCGCCGTCTATGCATTTAACGTTGGCAATCAAACGAATCTACAAGATTCATTATGATGGAAAAGACCGGCTTCGTTACATGGTTAGCTATCATGACCATGACTACTTCATAACCGGTGATAAGCGTTACCACGGTAATTCGTACTGGCAACCAAGTGATTTGGTTCATCGTTCAGGACGAATTAGGGTTGAGCATGCTTGCTATGAATATAGTTCGAAAAGCTATCAAAAATCAGCTCATGTAAGAACGTTGCGTCCGGGGATGACGTTAAGTATCAAGAAGATTATCTTCATGGGTTCTAAACATCATGGATTGACCAGATTTGAATTAACGAATGGTGATTATGTAACGTCTAATAGAAATTATGTAAAATGGCTATAA
- a CDS encoding BspA family leucine-rich repeat surface protein, whose translation MINKHKYSIKNDKKLLHKIGKKWVVISAFLLMALGAAGATTTVNARAEEEANHTNNPVAESQVSNQASGGSAASGSHNTTTNSDAIMATSKTMHRNLMRLAADSGPDQSTNTTNSSQNSSLNQSLSSQQSSGNNHGQGYTGQNSALGKTDMHLLTTEDQTANKGSNQQQTPVLGAQLLDTQNNANKTSVQPSQPNVQNSTVQPMKPFTIPHFGTGYYNDSDLTLTFDQNKATTYNEEYISEIPKYINNALTKNNIDVTKMYGTLTFNMDASKVKAVTFLNYYRSVYLANIKPNNFTTVIANIKSKKVINATYVFTGTDLSAPSNMKNVKAIIWNLIGSSVTDTQLTHPFPSNVKFIGTTIPNPKLPGGSRVSTNIFLVDPSNYQVYPFSDTKSLANVFKSHVLFPIADNLNDDQDYILDNGVELLVTINSDNTITISDNTQNDVASLDFLKRPLLEDFVHVHINKIPPESKIKKDGTETKYYTVDRFGNVTRRYNSGDFTITRIKAPAQQPVQWTLKFTKPVTFIVDNNKALATLKGSDIDQKTHKNRNPWSSDIGTIDLSNTTINFKATPPSDFIGDYKNLKNIILGNIINGENATKLFANDNDLQSITVTSSDSKFNGRNNLPYGMYLQSNEKDPKGNYYTLPTPHNFMNGTNGPNASASLKGTFYKANNPTSDTIQYQYNNKKTNKTTNIGKPLTIKGYLDSNDWIYKVNVSENVPSDYHLAASDTVLEDGKTHDVAVSPNVEPDMVYYYYSDIKKPLKSVQVIKGNYGSDATSAINNPKNVPIGFTLDNKKHTTGIYTPKGAFYVQVTPSQVSDTINYQLNGKTLSSHVFRGNDYRSGVKSTTVTISNTNDPDIPTYYHVASDTNNTFEYDGQPHNVAIAPNTVNSTVNYSDANGNHIGSATINGPYDTSAKTAIDNNAPFNPYKYHVVSGDKVSYQPNASYNVKVAMNPVSNTVKFNDIYGNIDGLSAQLNLLDYKTKSDLPTSDYSVSAPNSKWVLVNPNGTLVNGNEKFNYGTNQTVDVAPVYDGLTYKYDKNNNSIEFINGTINTNDLSNFSSNNSLVKGARSITFDNGINTSKVTNMSGMFKGDSDLNTINFGNSFDTSHVTNMSDMFENDHKLQALTLSNAFDTGKVTDFNNMFSDTSIKSLTINSPKTTLASNAKTKLPYLYQQSSDKNSQGDFYTSAKPNDFTKGNLGTFVKPAILKPDTIIYQDKDNNNKQVGNPVQLTGLMDPTNGEFQVDISKNVPANYHLNNQNDITVVDNGGTYDVEVLPNNTKGLVIYSDSDYPAGKTDIYTLQLSDTGNTSQEKSHVPNGYVLKNKDIDGVIVSDGSYHIQIRPQQVTDTINYQYDGTTQASHKFTGNNYLTGVNGTFIVNSVNDPGIPRYYHITRTNMNPKVPRSYRFNYDGQTHNVPIKPDDETSTVYYEYGSDANPQQVGLVTINGSYDASAKSDIDKGCS comes from the coding sequence ATGATTAACAAGCATAAGTATTCAATTAAAAATGATAAAAAGTTACTTCATAAGATTGGCAAGAAATGGGTCGTTATCTCGGCGTTTCTTCTGATGGCATTGGGCGCTGCAGGTGCTACCACTACCGTTAACGCTCGAGCCGAAGAAGAGGCTAACCACACTAATAACCCGGTAGCTGAAAGCCAAGTCTCAAACCAGGCTTCTGGTGGCTCAGCAGCATCTGGCAGTCATAATACGACCACTAATAGTGACGCGATCATGGCCACTTCAAAGACGATGCACCGTAACTTGATGCGTTTAGCCGCTGATTCTGGACCGGACCAATCTACAAATACCACAAATAGCTCACAGAATTCATCATTAAATCAGTCTTTATCTTCTCAGCAGTCATCTGGTAATAATCACGGTCAGGGATATACTGGCCAAAATTCCGCATTAGGTAAGACTGATATGCACTTATTAACTACTGAAGATCAGACCGCTAATAAGGGTAGTAATCAGCAACAGACCCCAGTTCTTGGTGCACAGTTATTAGATACGCAAAATAATGCAAATAAGACTAGTGTTCAACCGAGTCAACCAAATGTACAGAACTCGACTGTCCAGCCGATGAAGCCGTTTACTATCCCTCACTTTGGGACCGGCTATTATAATGATAGTGATTTAACGTTAACGTTTGATCAGAATAAGGCTACAACATATAATGAAGAGTATATTAGCGAGATACCAAAATATATTAATAACGCTTTAACTAAGAACAATATTGATGTCACTAAAATGTATGGTACGTTGACTTTCAACATGGATGCTTCGAAGGTTAAAGCTGTAACATTTTTGAATTATTATCGTTCAGTTTATTTAGCTAATATTAAGCCCAATAACTTTACAACGGTTATTGCTAATATTAAGAGTAAGAAAGTCATTAATGCTACTTACGTATTTACTGGTACAGACTTGTCAGCGCCCTCTAATATGAAGAATGTTAAAGCTATTATATGGAACCTTATTGGTTCTAGTGTTACGGATACTCAATTAACGCACCCGTTTCCATCTAATGTGAAATTTATTGGTACCACCATTCCTAATCCAAAACTTCCAGGTGGTAGTCGTGTTAGTACGAATATATTCTTAGTTGACCCATCAAATTATCAAGTATATCCATTTTCTGATACCAAAAGCCTTGCTAACGTCTTTAAGTCTCACGTACTGTTCCCAATTGCGGATAATTTAAACGATGATCAAGATTACATTCTGGATAACGGGGTTGAATTACTCGTAACAATTAATAGTGATAACACAATTACCATCTCTGATAATACTCAAAATGATGTTGCCAGCCTTGACTTTCTTAAACGTCCATTACTCGAAGACTTCGTACATGTACACATTAATAAAATTCCTCCAGAGTCTAAGATTAAAAAAGATGGTACAGAGACAAAGTATTATACTGTTGATCGTTTTGGTAATGTTACACGTAGATATAACTCAGGTGATTTTACAATTACTCGTATAAAAGCACCAGCTCAACAACCAGTCCAATGGACATTGAAATTTACAAAACCTGTAACGTTTATTGTTGATAACAACAAAGCTTTAGCAACCCTTAAAGGTAGTGATATAGATCAGAAGACTCATAAGAATAGGAATCCATGGAGTAGTGATATTGGCACTATCGATTTGAGCAATACAACGATTAACTTTAAAGCTACACCACCATCTGATTTTATTGGTGATTACAAAAATCTTAAAAATATTATTTTAGGTAATATCATCAATGGCGAAAATGCCACTAAATTATTTGCCAATGATAATGACTTACAATCGATTACGGTCACGTCAAGTGACAGTAAGTTTAATGGCAGAAATAACTTACCATATGGCATGTATCTCCAATCAAATGAGAAAGATCCCAAAGGTAATTATTATACTTTGCCAACTCCACATAATTTTATGAATGGTACAAATGGTCCAAATGCATCTGCATCATTAAAGGGAACGTTCTATAAGGCTAATAACCCGACGTCTGACACGATCCAATATCAGTATAATAATAAGAAAACAAATAAGACTACTAATATTGGTAAGCCATTGACAATCAAAGGTTACTTAGATAGTAACGACTGGATATATAAGGTAAACGTAAGTGAAAATGTGCCATCGGATTATCATTTGGCTGCTAGTGATACAGTGCTAGAAGATGGTAAAACTCATGACGTTGCTGTTTCACCTAATGTTGAGCCTGATATGGTTTATTATTACTATTCTGACATTAAAAAGCCTCTTAAAAGTGTTCAGGTTATTAAAGGTAATTATGGTAGTGATGCAACATCAGCCATTAATAATCCGAAGAACGTACCAATAGGTTTTACCTTAGATAATAAAAAACATACGACGGGGATTTATACGCCAAAAGGAGCATTTTATGTTCAGGTAACACCATCTCAAGTATCTGACACCATTAATTATCAGTTAAATGGTAAAACTTTAAGTTCACATGTGTTCAGAGGTAATGACTATCGGTCAGGAGTAAAATCAACTACAGTTACTATTTCTAATACTAATGATCCAGATATCCCGACTTACTATCATGTAGCCAGTGATACTAATAATACTTTTGAGTATGATGGCCAACCGCATAATGTTGCTATTGCGCCTAATACTGTAAATAGTACTGTTAATTATTCAGATGCCAATGGCAATCATATTGGTAGTGCCACGATTAATGGCCCGTATGACACTAGTGCTAAAACAGCTATTGATAATAATGCGCCTTTCAATCCTTATAAATATCATGTTGTAAGTGGTGATAAGGTATCATATCAGCCAAATGCATCTTATAATGTGAAAGTTGCAATGAATCCTGTTAGTAATACCGTTAAATTTAATGATATTTATGGGAATATTGATGGCTTAAGTGCACAGTTAAATTTATTAGACTATAAAACGAAATCTGATTTACCAACTAGTGATTATTCTGTATCAGCACCAAACAGCAAATGGGTTTTAGTTAACCCAAATGGGACTTTAGTTAATGGTAACGAAAAGTTTAATTATGGCACTAACCAGACAGTGGACGTTGCTCCGGTCTACGATGGCTTAACTTATAAATATGATAAAAATAATAACAGCATTGAATTCATTAACGGGACAATAAATACTAATGATTTAAGTAACTTTTCTTCAAATAATTCTCTTGTTAAAGGTGCTAGATCCATTACGTTCGATAATGGTATCAACACCAGTAAAGTTACTAACATGTCTGGCATGTTTAAGGGTGATTCTGATCTAAATACAATTAATTTCGGTAATTCATTTGATACTAGCCATGTTACTAACATGTCAGATATGTTTGAAAATGACCATAAATTACAGGCACTAACTTTGTCTAATGCCTTTGATACTGGTAAAGTTACTGATTTTAATAATATGTTTTCAGATACATCAATTAAGAGTTTAACGATAAATTCTCCTAAGACTACGTTAGCAAGCAATGCTAAAACGAAATTACCTTATTTGTATCAACAATCATCTGATAAAAATAGTCAAGGTGATTTTTATACATCAGCAAAACCTAATGATTTTACTAAAGGTAATTTAGGCACGTTTGTAAAGCCTGCTATATTAAAGCCTGACACGATTATTTATCAGGATAAAGATAATAACAATAAACAGGTTGGTAACCCTGTTCAATTAACGGGACTTATGGATCCAACTAATGGTGAATTTCAGGTTGATATAAGTAAAAATGTACCAGCTAATTATCATCTAAACAATCAGAATGATATTACAGTAGTTGATAATGGTGGGACGTATGACGTAGAAGTTCTGCCAAATAATACGAAGGGTCTGGTTATTTATTCTGATTCTGACTATCCTGCTGGTAAAACAGATATCTATACTCTTCAACTTTCAGATACTGGGAATACATCTCAAGAAAAATCCCATGTCCCTAATGGTTATGTATTAAAGAATAAGGATATCGACGGTGTCATTGTATCAGATGGCTCATATCATATTCAGATAAGACCACAGCAGGTAACTGACACCATTAATTATCAATATGACGGAACGACTCAAGCTAGTCATAAATTTACGGGTAATAATTACCTTACTGGGGTAAATGGCACATTCATCGTTAATAGTGTTAACGACCCTGGTATTCCTAGATATTATCATATAACGAGAACGAATATGAACCCCAAGGTTCCTAGATCTTATCGATTTAATTATGATGGCCAGACACATAATGTGCCTATAAAACCTGATGATGAAACCAGTACCGTTTATTATGAGTATGGTTCTGATGCTAATCCGCAACAGGTTGGTCTAGTAACGATTAATGGCTCATATGATGCTAGTGCGAAAAGCGATATTGATAAAGGGTGTTCCTAA